The Vigna unguiculata cultivar IT97K-499-35 chromosome 6, ASM411807v1, whole genome shotgun sequence genome contains a region encoding:
- the LOC114187253 gene encoding uncharacterized protein LOC114187253, with protein MALLRIASKILHSARNQSSKCQHRTIFATAQLQVSWMEKVKNVITGPKTTQSQEDGSQADSNSFTLLRFADEMKNASRIGAFKEFMVGRSSEATFSSAFEKYEAIIRYLGVLDPTGENLQTAQKQQAAKHCSCTIADVENALAKFTWAKEAQKKIEKLKEEGKPLPKSFAEVQKLVGSTPLDLARSNLAQSGQISRNALCPCGSKKRYKRCCGKD; from the exons ATGGCTTTACTTCGCATCGCAAGCAAAATTTTACATTCAGCAAGAAACCAAAGTTCCAAGTGCCAGCACCGAACAATCTTTGCCACGGCACAGTTGCAGGTTTCATGGATGGAGAAGGTCAAAAACGTCATCACAGGCCCGAAGACCACGCAGTCCCAGGAAGACGGGTCACAAGCCGATTCCAATTCATTCACTCTGCTTC GTTTTGCGGATGAAATGAAGAATGCAAGTAGAATCGGCGCTTTCAAGGAGTTCATGGTTGGGCGAAGCAGCGAAGCCACTTTTTCATCTGCGTTCGAGAAATACGAAGCCATAATTCGATATCTTGGGGTTTTGGACCCCACTGGAGAG AATCTCCAGACTGCTCAGAAGCAACAAGCGGCAAAGCATTGTAGCTGCACGATTGCTGATGTAGAGAATGCACTTGCTAAGTTTACTTGGGCCAAAGAAGCACAGAAGAAGATAGAGAAGttaaaagaagaaggaaaaccATTGCCAAAAAGTTTTGCTGAA GTTCAAAAGCTGGTTGGTTCTACCCCTTTAGACCTTGCAAGGTCTAATTTGGCCCAATCTGGACAAATTAGCAGGAATGCGCTCTGTCCATGTGGTTCAAAGAAGAGATATAAAAG GTGCTGCGGAAAGGATTGA
- the LOC114189052 gene encoding uncharacterized protein LOC114189052 codes for MTPVDLSTITLRPFKMSDVDDFFLWAGDDEVTRNLRWKTCGSKEEALAFIRDVCIPHPWRRSICLDDCSIGFVSVYPWSGEEAHKADIGYAIGTSYWGQGIATKVLKIAVPQVFKDFPNLLRLQAFVDVENKACQRRKFLSLTRLLLVMFGLVWCK; via the coding sequence ATGACACCAGTGGATCTGTCCACCATTACTCTCCGGCCATTCAAGATGAGTGATGTTGATGATTTTTTCTTGTGGGCAGGGGATGATGAAGTGACAAGAAACCTCAGATGGAAAACGTGTGGATCCAAGGAGGAGGCTTTGGCCTTCATAAGGGATGTTTGCATACCTCATCCATGGCGTCGTTCAATTTGCCTTGACGACTGTTCCATCGGCTTTGTTTCAGTGTATCCTTGGTCAGGTGAGGAAGCTCACAAGGCTGACATAGGTTATGCCATTGGGACTAGCTACTGGGGCCAAGGGATAGCCACAAAAGTACTCAAGATTGCTGTGCCTCAAGTCTTCAAGGACTTTCCCAATTTGCTGAGGTTGCAGGCTTTTGTTGATGTTGAGAACAAAGCTTGTCAACGGAGGAAGTTCTTGTCACTGACTAGATTACTTCTGGTAATGTTTGGTCTTGTTTGGTGCAAGTAA
- the LOC114188544 gene encoding 30S ribosomal protein S13, chloroplastic-like → MGSMALVQGLSIKCARVGDVEIPNNKRIEYSLQYIHGVGRSRARQILCDISMDNKLTKELTQEEIITLKDEVSRYMIEGDLRRFNAIDIKRLKDSQCYRGIRHIQGLPCRGQRTKNNCRTLKGKKVAIAGVGKLGIWHRF, encoded by the exons aTGGGGTCAATGGCTTTG GTTCAAGGATTGAGCATCAAATGCGCTCGTGTTGGCGATGTGGAGATTCCGAACAACAAGCGAATCGAGTATTCGCTGCAGTACATTCATGGAGTTGGGAGGAGCAGAGCGCGACAGATCTTGTGTGATATAAGCATGGATAACAAATTGACAAAGGAGCTCACTCAGGAGGAAATCATCACTCTCAAGGACGAAGTCTCCAGGTACATGATTGAAGGAGACTTG AGACGATTTAATGCGATTGATATAAAGAGACTGAAGGACAGTCAGTGCTACAGAGGAATAAGGCATATTCAGGGGCTTCCTTGCAGAGGCCAGCGAACCAAGAACAATTGTAGGACCTTGAAGGGTAAGAAGGTTGCCATTGCCGGTGTTGGAAAACTGGGTatatggcaccggttttga
- the LOC114187573 gene encoding aldehyde oxidase GLOX: MNTIMILIPIPFILSSLFPCFQTQILPSSPFANQGQWQLLHPTIGISPMHMQLLHNDKVIMFDRTDFGHSYLPLSNGRCRVDPSDIALKLDCSAHSVLYDVVTNTLRPLMIQTDTWCSSGSVLPNGTLIQTGGYNDGDRTIRMFTPCFDQTCDWVEFPRSLSQRRWYATNQILPDARVVVVGGRRQFNYEFLPNNNIPSSIPLNFLQRTTDESENNLYPFVHLLPDGNLFIFANTKSVLFDYKQNSVIKEFPPIPGEDPRNYPSSGSSVLLPLDENLAPLQAEVVVCGGAPRGSFESAVRGAFMQALATCGRLRLSDSNPNWVMEKMPMPRAMGDMLLLPDGNVVIINGVGAGTAGWEHSREPVFTPVIFRPSETVNRFSIMAPAARPRLYHSSAVLLKDGRVLVGGSNPHVFYNFTGVEYPTDLSLEAFSPPYLAPEFNPVRPTIRYVTNNNVLGFRVFCYVTFTVADFGSASDVSIRIVAPSFTTHSFGQNQRMVVLKLRGVTYVGGEAYYATVVGPSTAEIAPPGYYMLFVVHKGVPSSGWWVQVM, translated from the coding sequence ATGAACACTATCATGATCCTAATACCAATACCCTTTATTCTGTCTTCACTATTTCCATGTTTTCAGACTCAGATTCTGCCATCATCACCCTTCGCCAACCAAGGCCAATGGCAACTCTTGCACCCAACCATTGGAATATCTCCAATGCACATGCAACTTCTACACAACGACAAAGTCATCATGTTCGACAGAACTGATTTTGGTCACTCCTACCTTCCTCTTTCCAATGGTCGTTGTCGCGTGGATCCCTCCGACATTGCCCTAAAACTCGATTGTTCCGCTCACTCCGTTCTATACGACGTTGTCACGAACACTCTACGACCCTTAATGATACAAACCGACACATGGTGTTCCTCAGGCTCGGTTCTCCCCAACGGTACTTTGATTCAAACCGGAGGCTACAACGATGGTGACCGCACCATTCGCATGTTCACCCCATGCTTCGACCAAACCTGCGACTGGGTCGAATTCCCACGTTCGTTGTCACAGAGAAGATGGTATGCAACAAACCAAATACTCCCAGATGCTCGTGTCGTTGTTGTTGGAGGTAGAAGACAATTCAACTACGAGTTCTTACCTAACAACAATATTCCTTCTTCTATTCCTCTTAACTTTCTGCAACGAACCACCGATGaaagtgaaaataatttatacccTTTCGTCCATCTTTTACCCGACGGAAACCTATTCATCTTCGCCAACACAAAATCCGTGTTATTTGACTACAAGCAAAATAGTGTAATCAAAGAGTTCCCTCCGATTCCTGGTGAAGATCCTCGTAACTACCCTAGCTCGGGTTCTTCCGTTCTTCTCCCACTGGACGAAAACCTTGCTCCACTCCAAGCTGAAGTGGTCGTCTGCGGCGGAGCGCCACGTGGCTCGTTCGAGAGCGCCGTGCGTGGGGCGTTCATGCAAGCCCTTGCCACGTGCGGGAGGCTGAGACTCTCTGACTCTAACCCTAActgggtgatggagaagatgccGATGCCACGAGCAATGGGTGACATGCTTCTCCTCCCTGACGGCAATGTCGTTATAATTAACGGCGTAGGGGCGGGAACCGCCGGGTGGGAACATAGCCGTGAGCCGGTGTTCACGCCGGTGATATTCCGGCCATCGGAGACGGTGAATCGGTTCAGTATCATGGCACCGGCGGCAAGACCCAGGTTGTATCACTCTTCAGCTGTGTTGTTGAAAGATGGAAGGGTTTTAGTCGGTGGTAGCAACCCTCACGTTTTTTACAACTTCACTGGGGTAGAGTACCCCACTGATCTTAGCCTGGAGGCGTTTTCTCCGCCGTATTTGGCGCCGGAGTTTAATCCGGTGCGGCCAACGATTAGGTATGTCACGAATAATAacgttttagggtttagggttttttgtTACGTGACGTTTACGGTGGCTGATTTTGGTTCGGCGAGTGACGTGTCGATCAGGATCGTGGCGCCGTCGTTTACGACGCACTCTTTCGGACAGAATCAGAGGATGGTGGTGTTGAAGTTGCGGGGGGTTACATACGTGGGTGGAGAGGCTTATTATGCGACGGTGGTGGGGCCCTCGACGGCGGAGATAGCGCCGCCGGGGTACTACATGCTGTTTGTGGTGCATAAGGGTGTGCCAAGTTCAGGTTGGTGGGTGCAGGTCATGTAA